From one Rhodamnia argentea isolate NSW1041297 chromosome 1, ASM2092103v1, whole genome shotgun sequence genomic stretch:
- the LOC115743266 gene encoding alkaline ceramidase-like isoform X1, with protein sequence MDAGVKNLIALTKACWRMEDGLSSFWGPVTSLDWCEKNYVHSSYIGEFFNTVSNVPCILLALIGLVNALRQRFEKRFSVLHLSNVILAIGSMLYHATLQHVTHQGDETPMVWEMLLYIYILHSPDWHYRSTMPTFLFLYGAAFAILHSLVRFGIGFKVHYAILCLLCIPRMYKYYIHTEDVATKRLAKLYVATISLGSLCWLFDRLLCKQVSQWYINPQGHALWHVLMGFNAYFANTFLMFCRAKQLGWNPKVVHFLGVLPYVKIQKPKTQ encoded by the exons ATGGATGCAGGCGTCAAGAACTTAATAGCATTAACAAAGGCTTGTTGGAGAATGGAAGACGGATTATCAAGTTTCTGGGGTCCTGTTACATCCCTTGACTGGTGTGAGAAAAATTATGTCCACTCTTCATATATAGGGGAGTTTTTCAACACGGTGTCAAACGTACCTTGCATACTTTTGGCACTTATTGGCCTGGTCAATGCCTTGAGGCAACGTTTCGAGAAGAGATTCAGTGTCCTTCACTTGTCCAATGTGATACTCGCCATTGGTAGCATGCTTTACCATGCTACGCTACAACATGT TACGCATCAAGGAGATGAAACGCCTATGGTGTGGGAGATGCTTCTATACATCTATATTCTGCATTCACCAGATTGGCACTACCGAAGTACAATGCCAACCTTTCTATTTCTTTATGGTGCTGCATTTGCCATCCTCCATTCGCTAGTACGCTTTGGAATTGGCTTTAAAGTACATTATGCAATACTCTGCCTCCTTTGTATCCCTAGGATGTACAAGTACTACATCCACACAGAAGATGTTGCCACAAAGCGTCTTGCGAAGTTATATGTTGCAACCATATCTCTCGGCAGTCTATGTTGGCTCTTTGATCGTTTGTTATGCAAGCAAGTCTCTCAGTGGTATATCAATCCCCAGGGTCATGCTTTGTGGCATGTCTTAATGGGGTTCAATGCCTATTTTGCAAACACTTTCTTGATGTTCTGTCGGGCCAAGCAACTGGGATGGAATCCAAAAGTTGTTCACTTTTTGGGAGTTCTCCCGTATGTGAAGATTCAAAAGCCAAAGACGCAGTGA
- the LOC115743266 gene encoding alkaline ceramidase-like isoform X2, translating into MEDGLSSFWGPVTSLDWCEKNYVHSSYIGEFFNTVSNVPCILLALIGLVNALRQRFEKRFSVLHLSNVILAIGSMLYHATLQHVTHQGDETPMVWEMLLYIYILHSPDWHYRSTMPTFLFLYGAAFAILHSLVRFGIGFKVHYAILCLLCIPRMYKYYIHTEDVATKRLAKLYVATISLGSLCWLFDRLLCKQVSQWYINPQGHALWHVLMGFNAYFANTFLMFCRAKQLGWNPKVVHFLGVLPYVKIQKPKTQ; encoded by the exons ATGGAAGACGGATTATCAAGTTTCTGGGGTCCTGTTACATCCCTTGACTGGTGTGAGAAAAATTATGTCCACTCTTCATATATAGGGGAGTTTTTCAACACGGTGTCAAACGTACCTTGCATACTTTTGGCACTTATTGGCCTGGTCAATGCCTTGAGGCAACGTTTCGAGAAGAGATTCAGTGTCCTTCACTTGTCCAATGTGATACTCGCCATTGGTAGCATGCTTTACCATGCTACGCTACAACATGT TACGCATCAAGGAGATGAAACGCCTATGGTGTGGGAGATGCTTCTATACATCTATATTCTGCATTCACCAGATTGGCACTACCGAAGTACAATGCCAACCTTTCTATTTCTTTATGGTGCTGCATTTGCCATCCTCCATTCGCTAGTACGCTTTGGAATTGGCTTTAAAGTACATTATGCAATACTCTGCCTCCTTTGTATCCCTAGGATGTACAAGTACTACATCCACACAGAAGATGTTGCCACAAAGCGTCTTGCGAAGTTATATGTTGCAACCATATCTCTCGGCAGTCTATGTTGGCTCTTTGATCGTTTGTTATGCAAGCAAGTCTCTCAGTGGTATATCAATCCCCAGGGTCATGCTTTGTGGCATGTCTTAATGGGGTTCAATGCCTATTTTGCAAACACTTTCTTGATGTTCTGTCGGGCCAAGCAACTGGGATGGAATCCAAAAGTTGTTCACTTTTTGGGAGTTCTCCCGTATGTGAAGATTCAAAAGCCAAAGACGCAGTGA
- the LOC115743267 gene encoding PLASMODESMATA CALLOSE-BINDING PROTEIN 3-like, translating into MAPPRPPPAPSSHPSPSLPLLFLLLLLLLLSEAATPARAATWCVVRSDASEEALQRGLDYACGSGADCSPIQSSGLCYLPNSVQAHAAYAYNSFYQRKAMAPGSCDFAGTATVAASDPSYGSCVYPSSMSTAGGTTGTTPATTSPTTTLPNTPTIPIFSPPTSYGGTVGGVPYAGGTPSVAAKPLEASRRCSAAAGLAILCIWLIF; encoded by the exons ATGGCTCCACCACGGCCACCGCCAGCGCCGTCCTCTCACCCCTCGCCGTCGCtccccctcctcttcctcctcctcctccttcttctcctctccGAGGCGGCAACCCCCGCGAGGGCCGCCACGTGGTGCGTTGTCCGGAGCGACGCGAGCGAGGAGGCGCTCCAGAGAGGTCTCGACTACGCGTGCGGGTCCGGCGCGGACTGCTCCCCTATACAGTCGAGCGGCCTGTGTTACCTGCCGAACTCGGTGCAAGCTCACGCCGCCTACGCCTACAACAGCTTCTACCAGCGCAAGGCCATGGCCCCCGGCAGCTGCGACTTCGCCGGCACTGCCACCGTCGCCGCCTCCGACCCCA GTTACGGATCGTGCGTGTATCCATCGTCTATGAg CACAGCAGGAGGGACCACGGGTACGACGCCCGCCACGACTTCGCCGACCACCACCCTGCCGAACACGCCGACAATACCCATCTTCTCTCCTCCCACGAGCTATGGCGGCACGGTAGGAGGAGTGCCGTACGCGGGAGGGACTCCTTCCGTCGCCGCGAAACCGTTGGAAGCCTCCCGGCGATGTTCAGCCGCCGCTGGCTTGGCAATCTTATGTATTTGGCTAATTTTCTGA
- the LOC115743264 gene encoding TBC1 domain family member 13 isoform X2 — protein sequence MVKKRVPDWLNSSLWSSAPPPDDERLLRYASKYAAADRDEPPATDPPAPVPPPVIAREEPAGATKADNDDENGGAESPSGEEFARQAQLLAVLSKKVINVRELRRIASPGIPDSTGVRPTVWKLLLGYLPPDRGLWPSELAKKRSQYKNFKVEVLTNPSEITRRLDKSTSCDNDESKFQRRGILKRSEITHGEHPLSLGQSSIWNQFFQDAAILEQIDRDVKRTHPDIDFFSGDSAYAKSNQDALRNILTVFAKLNPGIRYVQGMNEILAPLFFVLRNDPDEGNALDNSVVGIRSTITRLSQLLKEHDEELWRHLEVTTKVNPQFYAFRWITLLLTQEFSLMDILHIWDTLLSDPEGPQETLLRICCAMLILVRRRLLAGDFTANLKLLQHYPSINISHLLYVANKLRSKPSG from the exons ATGGTGAAGAAGCGAGTGCCTGATTGGCTCAACAGCTCGCTCTGGTCCTCCGCGCCTCCGCCCGACGACGAGCGCCTCCTCCGGTACGCTTCCAAGTACGCCGCCGCCGACAGGGACGAGCCGCCGGCGACGGATCCCCCGGCGCCGGTTCCGCCTCCGGTCATCGCGAGGGAGGAGCCTGCGGGAGCAACGAAAGCCGACAATGATGACGAGAACGGTGGCGCCGAGAGTCCGTCCGGGGAGGAGTTCGCCAGGCAGGCTCAGCTCTTGGCCGtg CTATCGAAGAAGGTGATAAATGTGAGGGAGTTGAGAAGAATTGCATCACCTGGGATACCGGATAGCACAGGGGTTCGTCCCACCGTGTGGAAG CTTTTGCTTGGTTATTTGCCTCCAGATCGTGGGCTCTGGCCATCTGAACTTGCGAAGAAGAGGTCACAATACAAGAACTTCAAAGTGGAGGTTTTGACAAACCCT TCAGAAATCACGAGAAGGTTGGATAAATCCACAAGCTGCGACAATGACGAGTCGAAATTTCAAAGGCGTGGCATACTCAAGCGATCAGAAATAACTCATGGGGAGCATCCCTTGAGCCTTGGGCAAAGCAGTATCTGGAATCAATTCTTTCAG GATGCAGCCATTTTAGAACAGATTGACCGTGATGTGAAAAGAACTCACCCAGATATCGACTTTTTCTCCGGAGATTCAGCATATGCAAAATCTAATCAA GATGCTCTGAGGAACATATTAACTGTGTTTGCTAAGTTGAATCCTGGCATACGATATGTCCAAGGCATGAACGAAATCTTGGCTCCTCTTTTCTTTGTACTGAGAAATGATCCCGACGAGGGGAATGCG TTGGACAACAGTGTCGTGGGCATCCGTTCGACAATTACAAGGTTGTCACAGCTTCTCAAGGAACATGATGAAGAGCTTTGGCGTCATCTTGAGGTCACAACAAAG GTCAATCCCCAGTTTTATGCGTTTAGGTGGATTACCCTCCTGCTGACCCAAGAATTTAGTTTAATGGACATCCTACACATCTGGGACACTCTCCTAAGTGACCCTGAAGGTCCTCAG GAGACATTGCTTCGCATCTGCTGTGCAATGCTGATTCTTGTACGGAGACGCCTTCTTGCCGGCGATTTCACGGCTAACCTTAAGCTACTGCAACATTACCCCTCTATAAATATTAGCCATCTTCTGTATGTAGCCAACAAGTTGCGTTCTAAACCTTCAGGTTAA
- the LOC115743268 gene encoding uncharacterized protein LOC115743268 has translation MKSFSSLGRTNPPLMPPCKLLFATPYFFSLNRTKRELKLPPQFLPSSPTFPGKTKKEVKNYKLISSSSSSSSLVQLSLSLSLSLACTNMPASTDDGAGKISIRVRGQDDRVLFFKINPRVRLSKMFNIFCERRQLDVHTVQFLYEGNRITGRYTPYGLGMEDGAEICAFVHQSGGGRQQQDCRIPC, from the exons ATGAAGTCATTTTCATCTTTGGGTCGCACCAATCCGCCATTAATGCCCCCCTGCAAGCTGCTCTTTGCTACCCCTTATTTCT tctctctaaaccgtaCAAAACGAGAGCTGAAACTCCCTCCCCAattccttccttcttctccgACATTTCCagggaaaacaaagaaagaagttaaaaattACAAGctaatttcctcctcctcttcttcttcttctcttgttcaactctctctctctctctctctctctctcgcctgcACGAACATGCCAGCTTCTACCGACGACGGAGCGGGAAAAATAAGCATCAGGGTCAGGGGCCAG GACGATCGCGTGCTGTTCTTCAAAATCAACCCGAGAGTGAGGCTATCAAAGATGTTCAACATCTTCTGCGAAAGGCGGCAACTGGATGTGCACACCGTGCAGTTCCTCTATGAAGGCAATCGCATTACCGGCAGATATACCCCATATGGA TTGGGAATGGAGGACGGTGCCGAAATCTGCGCCTTTGTCCACCAGTCGGGAGGCGGAAGACAGCAGCAGGATTGCCGCATTCCGTGCTGA
- the LOC115743264 gene encoding TBC1 domain family member 13 isoform X1: MVKKRVPDWLNSSLWSSAPPPDDERLLRYASKYAAADRDEPPATDPPAPVPPPVIAREEPAGATKADNDDENGGAESPSGEEFARQAQLLAVLSKKVINVRELRRIASPGIPDSTGVRPTVWKLLLGYLPPDRGLWPSELAKKRSQYKNFKVEVLTNPSEITRRLDKSTSCDNDESKFQRRGILKRSEITHGEHPLSLGQSSIWNQFFQDAAILEQIDRDVKRTHPDIDFFSGDSAYAKSNQDALRNILTVFAKLNPGIRYVQGMNEILAPLFFVLRNDPDEGNAAAAEADTFFCFVELLSGLRDNFCQQLDNSVVGIRSTITRLSQLLKEHDEELWRHLEVTTKVNPQFYAFRWITLLLTQEFSLMDILHIWDTLLSDPEGPQETLLRICCAMLILVRRRLLAGDFTANLKLLQHYPSINISHLLYVANKLRSKPSG, from the exons ATGGTGAAGAAGCGAGTGCCTGATTGGCTCAACAGCTCGCTCTGGTCCTCCGCGCCTCCGCCCGACGACGAGCGCCTCCTCCGGTACGCTTCCAAGTACGCCGCCGCCGACAGGGACGAGCCGCCGGCGACGGATCCCCCGGCGCCGGTTCCGCCTCCGGTCATCGCGAGGGAGGAGCCTGCGGGAGCAACGAAAGCCGACAATGATGACGAGAACGGTGGCGCCGAGAGTCCGTCCGGGGAGGAGTTCGCCAGGCAGGCTCAGCTCTTGGCCGtg CTATCGAAGAAGGTGATAAATGTGAGGGAGTTGAGAAGAATTGCATCACCTGGGATACCGGATAGCACAGGGGTTCGTCCCACCGTGTGGAAG CTTTTGCTTGGTTATTTGCCTCCAGATCGTGGGCTCTGGCCATCTGAACTTGCGAAGAAGAGGTCACAATACAAGAACTTCAAAGTGGAGGTTTTGACAAACCCT TCAGAAATCACGAGAAGGTTGGATAAATCCACAAGCTGCGACAATGACGAGTCGAAATTTCAAAGGCGTGGCATACTCAAGCGATCAGAAATAACTCATGGGGAGCATCCCTTGAGCCTTGGGCAAAGCAGTATCTGGAATCAATTCTTTCAG GATGCAGCCATTTTAGAACAGATTGACCGTGATGTGAAAAGAACTCACCCAGATATCGACTTTTTCTCCGGAGATTCAGCATATGCAAAATCTAATCAA GATGCTCTGAGGAACATATTAACTGTGTTTGCTAAGTTGAATCCTGGCATACGATATGTCCAAGGCATGAACGAAATCTTGGCTCCTCTTTTCTTTGTACTGAGAAATGATCCCGACGAGGGGAATGCG GCTGCCGCAGAAGCAGATACTTTCTTTTGCTTCGTTGAGTTATTGAGTGGTTTACGGGACAACTTTTGTCAGCAGTTGGACAACAGTGTCGTGGGCATCCGTTCGACAATTACAAGGTTGTCACAGCTTCTCAAGGAACATGATGAAGAGCTTTGGCGTCATCTTGAGGTCACAACAAAG GTCAATCCCCAGTTTTATGCGTTTAGGTGGATTACCCTCCTGCTGACCCAAGAATTTAGTTTAATGGACATCCTACACATCTGGGACACTCTCCTAAGTGACCCTGAAGGTCCTCAG GAGACATTGCTTCGCATCTGCTGTGCAATGCTGATTCTTGTACGGAGACGCCTTCTTGCCGGCGATTTCACGGCTAACCTTAAGCTACTGCAACATTACCCCTCTATAAATATTAGCCATCTTCTGTATGTAGCCAACAAGTTGCGTTCTAAACCTTCAGGTTAA
- the LOC115743264 gene encoding TBC1 domain family member 13 isoform X3, which translates to MVKKRVPDWLNSSLWSSAPPPDDERLLRYASKYAAADRDEPPATDPPAPVPPPVIAREEPAGATKADNDDENGGAESPSGEEFARQAQLLAVLSKKVINVRELRRIASPGIPDSTGVRPTVWKLLLGYLPPDRGLWPSELAKKRSQYKNFKVEVLTNPSEITRRLDKSTSCDNDESKFQRRGILKRSEITHGEHPLSLGQSSIWNQFFQDAAILEQIDRDVKRTHPDIDFFSGDSAYAKSNQDALRNILTVFAKLNPGIRYVQGMNEILAPLFFVLRNDPDEGNAAAAEADTFFCFVELLSGLRDNFCQQLDNSVVGIRSTITRLSQLLKEHDEELWRHLEVTTKVRCKQRLTNLISLLVEVVC; encoded by the exons ATGGTGAAGAAGCGAGTGCCTGATTGGCTCAACAGCTCGCTCTGGTCCTCCGCGCCTCCGCCCGACGACGAGCGCCTCCTCCGGTACGCTTCCAAGTACGCCGCCGCCGACAGGGACGAGCCGCCGGCGACGGATCCCCCGGCGCCGGTTCCGCCTCCGGTCATCGCGAGGGAGGAGCCTGCGGGAGCAACGAAAGCCGACAATGATGACGAGAACGGTGGCGCCGAGAGTCCGTCCGGGGAGGAGTTCGCCAGGCAGGCTCAGCTCTTGGCCGtg CTATCGAAGAAGGTGATAAATGTGAGGGAGTTGAGAAGAATTGCATCACCTGGGATACCGGATAGCACAGGGGTTCGTCCCACCGTGTGGAAG CTTTTGCTTGGTTATTTGCCTCCAGATCGTGGGCTCTGGCCATCTGAACTTGCGAAGAAGAGGTCACAATACAAGAACTTCAAAGTGGAGGTTTTGACAAACCCT TCAGAAATCACGAGAAGGTTGGATAAATCCACAAGCTGCGACAATGACGAGTCGAAATTTCAAAGGCGTGGCATACTCAAGCGATCAGAAATAACTCATGGGGAGCATCCCTTGAGCCTTGGGCAAAGCAGTATCTGGAATCAATTCTTTCAG GATGCAGCCATTTTAGAACAGATTGACCGTGATGTGAAAAGAACTCACCCAGATATCGACTTTTTCTCCGGAGATTCAGCATATGCAAAATCTAATCAA GATGCTCTGAGGAACATATTAACTGTGTTTGCTAAGTTGAATCCTGGCATACGATATGTCCAAGGCATGAACGAAATCTTGGCTCCTCTTTTCTTTGTACTGAGAAATGATCCCGACGAGGGGAATGCG GCTGCCGCAGAAGCAGATACTTTCTTTTGCTTCGTTGAGTTATTGAGTGGTTTACGGGACAACTTTTGTCAGCAGTTGGACAACAGTGTCGTGGGCATCCGTTCGACAATTACAAGGTTGTCACAGCTTCTCAAGGAACATGATGAAGAGCTTTGGCGTCATCTTGAGGTCACAACAAAGGTAAGATGTAAACAAAGATTGACCaacctcatctctctcttgGTTGAGGTTGTATGCTAG